The Eurosta solidaginis isolate ZX-2024a chromosome 4, ASM4086904v1, whole genome shotgun sequence genome includes a window with the following:
- the Rpt4 gene encoding 26S proteasome regulatory subunit 10B has protein sequence MTTGAVPAEGAREKGLVEYRKKLLEHKEVESRLKEKREEIKELTKQYDKSENDLKALQSVGQIVGEVLKQLTEDKFIVKATNGPRYVVGCRRQLDKSKLKSGTRVALDMTTLTIMRYLPREVDPLVYNMSHEDPGEVRYSAIGGLSEQIRELREVIELPLLNPELFLRVGITPPKGCLLYGPPGTGKTLLARAVASQLDANFLKVVSSAIVDKYIGESARLIREMFNYARDHQPCIIFMDEIDAIGGRRFSEGTSADREIQRTLMELLNQMDGFDSLGQVKMIMATNRPDTLDPALLRPGRLDRKIEIPLPNEQARLEILKIHAAIIAKHGEIDYEAIVKLSDNFNGADLRNVCTEAGLFAIRADREYVIQEDFMKAVRKVADNKKLESKLDYKPV, from the exons atgaCTACAGGAGCTGTGCCCGCAGAAGGAGCGCGTGAAAAGGGGTTGGTTGAATATAGAAAAAAGTTATTGGAGCACAAAGAAGTGGAGTCGCGGCTGAAAGAGA AACGTGAGGAGATTAAGGAACTTACCAAACAATATGACAAATCTGAAAATGATCTGAAAGCATTGCAGAGTGTTGGCCAAATTGTTGGAGAGGTGCTGAAACAGTTGACTGAAGATAAAT TCATTGTTAAAGCTACTAATGGACCACGTTATGTTGTGGGTTGTCGCCGACAATTAGATAAGAGTAAATTAAAATCAGGCACTCGCGTTGCTCTGGATATGACTACACTTACTATAATGCGCTATCTACCACGTGAAGTCGATCCACTTGTATACAATATGTCACATGAGGATCCTGGTGAAGTTAGATATTCTGCTATAGGCGGTCTCTCAGAACAAATACGAGAACTACGTGAAGTTATCGAATTACCATTGTTAAATCCAGAACTGTTCTTGCGCGTTGGCATTACACCACCAAAGGGTTGCCTACTATACGGGCCACCTGGTACAGGAAAAACATTATTGGCCAGAGCAGTGGCTTCACAATTGGATGCcaactttttaaaagttgtttCTTCAGCTATTGTTGATAAGTATATTGGTGAGAGTGCACGTTTGATACGTGAGATGTTTAATTATGCACGCGATCATCAACCATGTATTATTTTTATGGATGAAATCGATGCCATTGGTGGTCGTCGTTTCTCTGAGGGAACATCAGCTGATCGTGAAATTCAACGTACTCTTATGGAGCTGCTAAATCAAATGGATGGTTTTGATTCGTTGGGTCAAGTTAAAATGATAATGGCCACCAATAGGCCTGATACTCTAGATCCTGCACTCTTGCGTCCTGGCCGTTTGGATCGTAAAATTGAAATTCCATTACCTAATGAGCAAGCACG CTTGGAGATATTGAAGATTCATGCAGCTATAATTGCAAAGCACGGAGAAATCGACTATGAAGCTATTGTCAAATTATCGGACAACTTTAATGGTGCTGATTTGAGAAACGTTTGTACTGAAGCTGGTCTTTTCGCCATCAG AGCCGATCGTGAGTATGTAATTCAAGAAGATTTCATGAAGGCTGTACGCAAGGTAGCAGATAACAAGAAATTAGAAAGCAAATTGGATTATAAACCCGTTTAA
- the mh gene encoding DNA-dependent metalloprotease SPRTN isoform X1, with the protein MSNDPDYLIALEMQKRWNAESSVDLNSSINSDGSEPEIVNFSMPPPSKKPIRIKRSNPSSNQDEDYLNRTQNLVHPQWEMLDPTPDVFSLFTAFDDKFFQSRLKCVTLEWSKRMYSCAGICYSRRNRFGMDITIRLSEPLLKLRPRKDLVETMLHEMIHAYCFVLNIREGNGGHGPNFKKIMYAINKVAGTNITVYHTFNDEVDLYKQHWWRCNGSCQNRAPFFGYVKRTSNRAPGPNDQWWAAHQESCGGTFMKIKGPDKPKKQSAQKDKRQTSDRDLRTFFPTTNNNKQISATPKLSDANNVRSLNNGVPGFVGIKGPIKTNGGGTLLMNPKTKSPFTKSNERQPSIATAFPPSSYPGLSTDPFNTNKRFTPTSTPKRTMTSGGGNLRNVVGLANLNESSSSSGSGGHVNVSPKHAVFSGSGCLVGAVTNSSVNSKNATAGREVDHKHLREIWLKRFDNNNVNSNTKDANNKKTARNLESDAEEAPTGDSKRRRLSTEILPENDAMPGGESKSKSDDWLVLDDEIMMREQPTETIAILSDDDESSGEESGNDVDEDGVDAQPKKSSTPLTAGERQKAIKQEILEDTADLLDEDIILIDDEYDDNGDNDLQNITAAAELADTSVIDEFFGDDTMLKDFNRENDVKPSGSRYFPNPEDDIITCPICQGKMKRCLFSDHMNGCTGIAIKVAPPKIALKKLANTSRPVKPSRKARPCRKDILRKAGYSEQDLLKFTSSSDDEFSTSNNSSVNLVSPPRTNNSTTTDWSPEDMETRLYRQRNILKTTIQCPNCGHEVEQDSINDHLDDCLSP; encoded by the exons ATGTCCAACGATCCGGATTACTTAATTGCGCTGGAGATGCAAAAGCGCTGGAACGCAGAGTCTAGCGTGGACTTAAATAGCAGCATCAATAGCGATGGCAGT GAGCCTGAGATTGTAAATTTTAGCATGCCACCACCTTCGAAGAAACCAATACGTATCAAGCGCAGCAATCCGTCATCAAATCAAGATGAAGATTACCTAAATCGTACACAAAATCTGGTACACCCACAATGGGAAATGCTAGATCCCACACCTGATGTGTTTTCTCTCTTTACCGCTTTCGACGATAAGTTCTTTCAAAGCCGTTTGAAATGCGTAACTCTCGAGTGGAGTAAACGTATGTATAGTTGCGCTGGTATATGCTACTCTCGACGTAATCGTTTTGGTATGGATATAACAATACGTTTAAGTGAACCACTACTTAAATTAAGACCACGCAAAGATTTGGTTGAGACGATGTTG CACGAGATGATACATGCTTACTGTTTTGTCCTGAATATACGTGAAGGAAATGGTGGACATGGTCCAAATTTTAAAAAGATCATGTATGCTATTAATAAAGTAGCTGGTACCAATATAACT GTCTATCACACATTCAACGACGAGGTGGACCTTTATAAGCAGCATTGGTGGCGCTGTAATGGTAGCTGTCAAAATCGTGCACCATTTTTTGGTTATGTTAAACGTACATCAAATCGTGCACCAGGTCCCAATGATCAATGGTGGGCAGCGCATCAAGAATCGTGCGGTGGAACATTTATGAAAATCAAAGGTCCGGATAAACCTAAGAAACAAAGTGCCCAGAAAGACAAAAGGCAAACGAGTGACAGAGATTTGCGTACATTCTTCCCTACTacaaataacaataaacaaataagCGCAACACCCAAACTTTCAGACGCAAATAATGTTCGAAGTCTTAATAATGGGGTGCCAGGCTTTGTTGGCATCAAAG GGCCAATCAAAACTAATGGAGGCGGTACTCTGCTTATGAATCCCAAAACAAAATCGCCATTTACAAAGTCAAATGAACGACAGCCTTCCATTGCTACTGCCTTTCCACCCTCCTCTTATCCTGGACTTTCAACAGATCCCTTTAATACTAATAAAAGATTTACCCCAACTAGCACGCCTAAAAGAACCATGACATCAGGTGGGGGTAATCTGCGCAATGTTGTTGGCTTGGCCAATTTAAATgaaagtagtagtagtagtggaTCTGGTGGACACGTAAATGTCAGCCCTAAGCATGCTGTGTTCAGTGGTAGTGGTTGCCTCGTAGGCGCCGTAACCAATTCAAGCGTTAATTCCAAAAATGCTACTGCAGGTAGAGAAGTAGATCATAAGCATTTGCGTGAAATATGGCTAAAACGATTTGACAATAATAATGTCAATTCGAATACAAAAGATGCTAACAACAAAAAGACGGCGCGTAATCTTGAAAGCGATGCAGAAGAAGCGCCTACAG GTGACAGTAAACGGAGACGCCTTTCAACTGAAATTCTACCAGAAAATGATGCGATGCCTGGTGGTGAGAGCAAATCTAAATCAGATGACTGGCTTGTATTAGATGATGAGATAATGATGAGAGAGCAACCTACCGAAACTATTGCCATATTATCTGACGACGACGAAAGTAGCGGTGAGGAAAGCGGTAATGATGTAGATGAAGATGGAGTTGATGCCCAACCAAAGAAGTCTTCTACGCCACTCACCGCCGGCGAGCGCCAAAAAGCAATCAAACAAGAAATACTCGAAGACACCGCTGATTTGTTGGATGAAGATATTATACTCATAGATGATGAATATGATGATAATGGAGATAATGATTTACAGAACATAACTGCTGCTGCCGAATTGGCTGATACCTCTGTGATAGATGAATTTTTTGGTGACGATACAATGTTGAAAGATTTCAATCGAGAAAATGATGTTAAACCATCTGGATCACGTTATTTTCCCAATCCAGAAGACGACATAATTACATGCCCTATTTGTCAGGGTAAAATGAAGCGTTGTTTATTTTCAGATCACATGAATGGTTGTACTGGTATTGCTATAAAAGTTGCTCCACCTAAAATCGCTCTAAAGAAGTTGGCGAATACATCGCGTCCGGTTAAACCGTCACGCAAAGCACGTCCATGTCGCAAGGATATCTTACGTAAAGCTGGTTACTCTGAGCAAGATTTACTAAAGTTTACATCGAGTAGTGATGATGAATTTTCAACCAGTAATAATAGCAGTGTAAATCTTGTTTCGCCCCCGCGCACCAACAATTCAACAACTACAGATTGGAGTCCAGAAGATATGGAAACCAGACTGTATCGTCAGAGAAATATACTAAAGACTACAATTCAATGTCCCAATTGTGGCCATGAGGTTGAGCAAGATTCAATCAATGATCATCTCGACGATTGTTTGTCGCCATAA
- the wuho gene encoding tRNA (guanine-N(7)-)-methyltransferase non-catalytic subunit wuho: protein MTTLFYADPELVIALNRKVVFVNPNDLQVFKEILLPDDLTEHGLKLANPNELNDTSGSNAPAKAASKTKEAKGEVPTILHVKLAPDQQLCAVTTAGQKAVLLYQCRSEHAKLISARSLARASSALTFSADSKLLLVTDKSGDCYEYDCVNVEDEPRILLGHLSIVYDVLWTRNTKYIITCDRDDKIRITNYPDTHDIHGYCLGHKEFVSGLALLDDETLVSVSGDKTLRVWNFISGRELSKIELPAPALRIAVRSHNQDKFQLAVLLYQADECIFIYELNKIDADKWMISESTLFNIPEVIISNLCFVNQNLYAAGILNERFKLKVLDLSGNRAKVPENWTEMVEELFKTQVWKPEDISSWFKKRYDNVTDYLERKKRRIEEKQK, encoded by the coding sequence ATGACAACACTTTTCTATGCTGATCCTGAGCTAGTAATTGCATTGAATAGAAAAgttgtttttgtaaatccaaaCGATTTACAAGTATTCAAGGAGATCTTATTACCCGATGACTTGACTGAGCACGGGCTGAAGTTAGCCAATCCCAATGAATTGAATGACACTAGTGGTAGCAATGCACCGGCGAAAGCGGCAAGTAAAACGAAAGAAGCGAAAGGAGAAGTACCAACAATATTACATGTAAAACTTGCTCCGGATCAACAGCTTTGTGCAGTAACCACAGCCGGTCAAAAGGCTGTGCTGCTATATCAGTGTCGATCTGAGCATGCTAAACTCATATCGGCGCGTTCACTAGCTCGTGCTTCCAGTGCACTTACTTTCAGTGCAGATTCAAAGTTGCTTTTAGTCACTGATAAGTCAGGGGATTGCTATGAATATGATTGTGTTAATGTTGAGGATGAACCGCGCATCTTACTCGGCCACTTAAGTATAGTTTACGATGTGCTgtggactagaaatacaaaatatATCATCACCTGCGATAGGGATGATAAAATTCGTATAACAAACTATCCTGATACACATGATATACATGGTTATTGCTTGGGACATAAGGAATTTGTATCTGGACTTGCTTTATTAGATGATGAAACTTTAGTTTCGGTGTCTGGCGATAAAACGTTACGCGTTTGGAATTTTATAAGTGGACGTGAACTATCTAAAATCGAATTGCCGGCGCCTGCGTTACGAATAGCAGTACGCTCTCATAATCAAGATAAATTTCAATTAGCTGTGCTGCTATATCAGGCCGATGAATGCATTTTTATTTACGAGctgaacaaaatcgatgccgataAGTGGATGATTTCAGAAAGCACGTTATTTAATATTCCGGAGgtaattattagcaatttatgtTTTGTCAACCAAAATCTCTATGCTGCGGGTATTCTGAATGAACGCTTCAAGCTGAAAGTGCTAGATTTATCAGGAAACCGTGCGAAAGTGCCTGAAAACTGGACAGAAATGGTCGAAGAACTATTCAAGACACAAGTGTGGAAACCTGAAGATATATCCTCTTGGTTCAAAAAACGCTATGATAATGTTACCGACTACTTGGAGCGCAAGAAACGGCGCATAGAAGAAAAACAAAAGTGA
- the mh gene encoding DNA-dependent metalloprotease SPRTN isoform X2 produces the protein MSNDPDYLIALEMQKRWNAESSVDLNSSINSDGSEPEIVNFSMPPPSKKPIRIKRSNPSSNQDEDYLNRTQNLVHPQWEMLDPTPDVFSLFTAFDDKFFQSRLKCVTLEWSKRMYSCAGICYSRRNRFGMDITIRLSEPLLKLRPRKDLVETMLHEMIHAYCFVLNIREGNGGHGPNFKKIMYAINKVAGTNITVYHTFNDEVDLYKQHWWRCNGSCQNRAPFFGYVKRTSNRAPGPNDQWWAAHQESCGGTFMKIKGPDKPKKQSAQKDKRQTSDRDLRTFFPTTNNNKQISATPKLSDANNVRSLNNGVPGFVGIKGDSKRRRLSTEILPENDAMPGGESKSKSDDWLVLDDEIMMREQPTETIAILSDDDESSGEESGNDVDEDGVDAQPKKSSTPLTAGERQKAIKQEILEDTADLLDEDIILIDDEYDDNGDNDLQNITAAAELADTSVIDEFFGDDTMLKDFNRENDVKPSGSRYFPNPEDDIITCPICQGKMKRCLFSDHMNGCTGIAIKVAPPKIALKKLANTSRPVKPSRKARPCRKDILRKAGYSEQDLLKFTSSSDDEFSTSNNSSVNLVSPPRTNNSTTTDWSPEDMETRLYRQRNILKTTIQCPNCGHEVEQDSINDHLDDCLSP, from the exons ATGTCCAACGATCCGGATTACTTAATTGCGCTGGAGATGCAAAAGCGCTGGAACGCAGAGTCTAGCGTGGACTTAAATAGCAGCATCAATAGCGATGGCAGT GAGCCTGAGATTGTAAATTTTAGCATGCCACCACCTTCGAAGAAACCAATACGTATCAAGCGCAGCAATCCGTCATCAAATCAAGATGAAGATTACCTAAATCGTACACAAAATCTGGTACACCCACAATGGGAAATGCTAGATCCCACACCTGATGTGTTTTCTCTCTTTACCGCTTTCGACGATAAGTTCTTTCAAAGCCGTTTGAAATGCGTAACTCTCGAGTGGAGTAAACGTATGTATAGTTGCGCTGGTATATGCTACTCTCGACGTAATCGTTTTGGTATGGATATAACAATACGTTTAAGTGAACCACTACTTAAATTAAGACCACGCAAAGATTTGGTTGAGACGATGTTG CACGAGATGATACATGCTTACTGTTTTGTCCTGAATATACGTGAAGGAAATGGTGGACATGGTCCAAATTTTAAAAAGATCATGTATGCTATTAATAAAGTAGCTGGTACCAATATAACT GTCTATCACACATTCAACGACGAGGTGGACCTTTATAAGCAGCATTGGTGGCGCTGTAATGGTAGCTGTCAAAATCGTGCACCATTTTTTGGTTATGTTAAACGTACATCAAATCGTGCACCAGGTCCCAATGATCAATGGTGGGCAGCGCATCAAGAATCGTGCGGTGGAACATTTATGAAAATCAAAGGTCCGGATAAACCTAAGAAACAAAGTGCCCAGAAAGACAAAAGGCAAACGAGTGACAGAGATTTGCGTACATTCTTCCCTACTacaaataacaataaacaaataagCGCAACACCCAAACTTTCAGACGCAAATAATGTTCGAAGTCTTAATAATGGGGTGCCAGGCTTTGTTGGCATCAAAG GTGACAGTAAACGGAGACGCCTTTCAACTGAAATTCTACCAGAAAATGATGCGATGCCTGGTGGTGAGAGCAAATCTAAATCAGATGACTGGCTTGTATTAGATGATGAGATAATGATGAGAGAGCAACCTACCGAAACTATTGCCATATTATCTGACGACGACGAAAGTAGCGGTGAGGAAAGCGGTAATGATGTAGATGAAGATGGAGTTGATGCCCAACCAAAGAAGTCTTCTACGCCACTCACCGCCGGCGAGCGCCAAAAAGCAATCAAACAAGAAATACTCGAAGACACCGCTGATTTGTTGGATGAAGATATTATACTCATAGATGATGAATATGATGATAATGGAGATAATGATTTACAGAACATAACTGCTGCTGCCGAATTGGCTGATACCTCTGTGATAGATGAATTTTTTGGTGACGATACAATGTTGAAAGATTTCAATCGAGAAAATGATGTTAAACCATCTGGATCACGTTATTTTCCCAATCCAGAAGACGACATAATTACATGCCCTATTTGTCAGGGTAAAATGAAGCGTTGTTTATTTTCAGATCACATGAATGGTTGTACTGGTATTGCTATAAAAGTTGCTCCACCTAAAATCGCTCTAAAGAAGTTGGCGAATACATCGCGTCCGGTTAAACCGTCACGCAAAGCACGTCCATGTCGCAAGGATATCTTACGTAAAGCTGGTTACTCTGAGCAAGATTTACTAAAGTTTACATCGAGTAGTGATGATGAATTTTCAACCAGTAATAATAGCAGTGTAAATCTTGTTTCGCCCCCGCGCACCAACAATTCAACAACTACAGATTGGAGTCCAGAAGATATGGAAACCAGACTGTATCGTCAGAGAAATATACTAAAGACTACAATTCAATGTCCCAATTGTGGCCATGAGGTTGAGCAAGATTCAATCAATGATCATCTCGACGATTGTTTGTCGCCATAA
- the Alg14 gene encoding uncharacterized protein Alg14: MISTKTTNLCVNPAYIVLGSGGHTAEMCTISTALLSADKDMQIYNPLRFLIAQDDTTSRSKITSTMQKVGVALDETSFVYVPRARKVGQSMINSIFPTIYAILHALWIIYKDQPKMILCNGPGTCVPYCLAVYFWRLSRRLPRNTKIVFVESWCRVRTLSLSARLLRPFVDLLVVQWPALATIYKNDSKVKYFGPIM, from the coding sequence ATGATTTCAACAAAAACTACAAATCTTTGCGTGAACCCTGCTTATATTGTGTTAGGATCTGGTGGACATACGGCTGAAATGTGTACCATAAGTACAGCGCTTTTAAGCGCCGACAAAGATATGCAAATTTACAATCCGCTGCGTTTCCTTATCGCCCAAGATGATACCACATCAAGAAGTAAAATCACAAGTACCATGCAAAAGGTTGGGGTAGCTCTGGACGAAACATCGTTTGTTTATGTTCCACGTGCAAGAAAGGTGGGACAGAGTAtgataaacagcatatttccgACAATATATGCAATTTTACATGCTCTCTGGATAATATATAAAGATCAACCAAAGATGATACTCTGCAATGGTCCTGGGACCTGTGTACCTTATTGCTTAGCAGTTTATTTCTGGCGGCTTTCGCGGCGTCTACCACGCAACACAAAAATCGTTTTTGTGGAAAGTTGGTGTCGCGTACGTACACTATCACTTAGCGCTAGATTACTACGCCCCTTTGTTGATTTACTGGTTGTTCAATGGCCAGCGCTTGCAACAATTTATAAAAATGATAGCAAAGTAAAATATTTTGGACCAATTATGTGA